A section of the Chlorocebus sabaeus isolate Y175 chromosome 17, mChlSab1.0.hap1, whole genome shotgun sequence genome encodes:
- the LOC103222118 gene encoding uncharacterized protein isoform X1 codes for MCSGSRRPEPGARERPSPGRRPRQHPRQEPRSRGRRCPEPGVNGCAAAGRVNEARRRGRGGGGGGGGGAAGIGMRPGAPLLVHSGPGRRLCHSRGRRRRLLRGSRAARRPVPQGAGKGAGRAEREEHRASSHQGGPFKLQIYLSSLYNSLLLHCHYREVHHMSGWALSQFIKPTPHFETRK; via the exons ATGTGCAGCGGCAGCCGCCGCCCGGAGCCGGGAGCCCGCGAGCGCCCCAGTCCGGGCCGGCGCCCCCGCCAGCACCCGCGGCAGGAGCCGAGGAGCCGCGGCAGGCGCTGCCCTGAGCCGGGAGTGAACGGCTGCGCGGCTGCTGGGAGGGTGAATGAAgccaggaggaggggaagaggaggaggcggcggcggcggaggaggCGCTGCGGGGATTGGGATGCGCCCTGGAGCCCCACTGCTCGTTCACTCTGGGCCGGGCCGGAGACTCTGCCACTCCcggggccgccgccgccgcctcctacGTGGTTCCAGAGCTGCGCGCAGGCCGGTCCCGCAGGGGGCAGGGAAGGGGGCCGGACGGGCGGAGCGAGAG GAGCATCGTGCATCAAGTCACCAGGGTGGTCCATTCAAGCTGCAGATTTATTTGTCATCCTTGTACAACAGTCTCCTCCTCCACTGCCACTACAGGGAAGTGCATCACATGTCAG
- the LOC103222118 gene encoding uncharacterized protein isoform X2: MCSGSRRPEPGARERPSPGRRPRQHPRQEPRSRGRRCPEPGVNGCAAAGRVNEARRRGRGGGGGGGGGAAGIGMRPGAPLLVHSGPGRRLCHSRGRRRRLLRGSRAARRPVPQGAGKGAGRAEREEHRASSHQGGPFKLQIYLSSLYNSLLLHCHYREVHHMSGHRTESAGGHLFLP; encoded by the exons ATGTGCAGCGGCAGCCGCCGCCCGGAGCCGGGAGCCCGCGAGCGCCCCAGTCCGGGCCGGCGCCCCCGCCAGCACCCGCGGCAGGAGCCGAGGAGCCGCGGCAGGCGCTGCCCTGAGCCGGGAGTGAACGGCTGCGCGGCTGCTGGGAGGGTGAATGAAgccaggaggaggggaagaggaggaggcggcggcggcggaggaggCGCTGCGGGGATTGGGATGCGCCCTGGAGCCCCACTGCTCGTTCACTCTGGGCCGGGCCGGAGACTCTGCCACTCCcggggccgccgccgccgcctcctacGTGGTTCCAGAGCTGCGCGCAGGCCGGTCCCGCAGGGGGCAGGGAAGGGGGCCGGACGGGCGGAGCGAGAG GAGCATCGTGCATCAAGTCACCAGGGTGGTCCATTCAAGCTGCAGATTTATTTGTCATCCTTGTACAACAGTCTCCTCCTCCACTGCCACTACAGGGAAGTGCATCACATGTCAG GTCACAGAACAGAAAGTGCTGGTGGACATCTCTTCTTGCCCTAA